The Candidatus Dormiibacterota bacterium genome window below encodes:
- a CDS encoding polyphosphate kinase 2 family protein yields MSTRTYRDAFMVHPKHGIRLSDANPGFKDPDTGKASAANEVAADNRKLHGLQYVMFAEQTRSLLICLQGLDAAGKDGTIEHVFDALNPQGARVHAFKTPSLDEAAHDFLWRAHNQCPAKGEIVIFNRSHYEDVLIARVHDLVPKSVWSKRYELINEFEKGLSLAGTTILKFYLHISEGEQLKRFKKRLDDPTRHWKISESDYAERNFFTQYLTAYEDALNKTSTPYAPWFVIPANHKWFRNLVVSKIVVETLDALHMTFPPTIVDIDDIRRKYHADEEAERSDTR; encoded by the coding sequence GTGTCCACTCGTACCTATCGCGACGCATTCATGGTTCATCCGAAGCACGGCATTCGGCTCTCCGACGCTAACCCCGGGTTTAAGGATCCCGATACGGGTAAAGCCAGCGCGGCGAACGAGGTCGCAGCGGACAATCGCAAGCTGCACGGTCTTCAGTACGTCATGTTCGCCGAACAGACGCGTTCTCTGCTCATCTGCCTTCAAGGATTGGATGCTGCGGGGAAGGACGGAACGATCGAGCATGTCTTCGACGCGCTCAATCCACAGGGGGCACGCGTGCACGCGTTCAAAACGCCGTCGCTCGACGAAGCGGCGCACGATTTTCTCTGGCGCGCGCACAATCAGTGCCCCGCGAAGGGTGAGATCGTGATCTTCAATCGCTCGCATTACGAAGACGTTCTCATCGCTCGCGTGCACGATCTCGTCCCAAAGAGCGTCTGGTCGAAACGCTACGAGCTCATCAACGAGTTCGAAAAGGGCCTCTCGCTCGCCGGAACGACGATTCTCAAGTTCTACCTCCACATCAGCGAGGGCGAGCAGCTAAAGCGCTTTAAGAAACGGCTCGACGACCCCACGCGGCATTGGAAGATCAGCGAATCCGACTACGCCGAACGCAACTTCTTCACGCAATATCTCACGGCGTACGAGGACGCGCTCAACAAGACGAGCACGCCGTACGCGCCGTGGTTCGTCATTCCGGCAAACCACAAGTGGTTCCGCAACCTCGTGGTTTCAAAGATCGTCGTCGAGACGCTCGACGCGCTGCATATGACGTTTCCGCCGACCATCGTCGACATCGACGACATCCGTCGCAAATATCATGCCGACGAAGAGGCGGAGCGCTCGGACACGCGATAG
- a CDS encoding glucose 1-dehydrogenase: MERPGRVHGKVAIVTGAAMGIGSACARLLAREGAKVVVTDLDATGGEATAKAIRAAGGEATFVKHDVASENEWKNVIASALQAFERVDVLVNNAGIGTTGNVADATLDQWRKLMSINCDGVFLGTKYVFPAMKRAGGGSIINMSSILGMVGQGDAAAYCASKGAIRLLAKSAALHGAPHRIRVNSIHPGYIETPMVAHYVASTGDEQAARRALADLHPLGHLGEPDDIAYGVLYLASDESKFVTGSELVIDGGYTAR, from the coding sequence ATGGAACGCCCAGGAAGAGTTCACGGTAAGGTCGCCATCGTCACGGGAGCGGCGATGGGGATCGGCAGCGCTTGCGCGCGGCTATTAGCTCGCGAGGGCGCGAAGGTCGTCGTCACCGACCTCGACGCGACCGGCGGCGAAGCAACGGCTAAGGCCATACGGGCCGCCGGCGGTGAGGCGACGTTCGTGAAGCACGACGTAGCAAGCGAGAATGAGTGGAAGAACGTCATCGCGTCGGCGTTGCAAGCCTTCGAGCGGGTCGACGTCCTCGTGAACAATGCTGGAATCGGCACGACAGGAAACGTCGCGGACGCCACGCTCGATCAATGGCGCAAGCTGATGAGCATCAACTGCGACGGGGTCTTCCTCGGGACGAAGTACGTCTTCCCCGCGATGAAGCGCGCGGGAGGCGGGTCGATAATCAACATGTCGTCGATCCTCGGCATGGTCGGGCAAGGCGATGCTGCAGCCTATTGCGCGAGCAAAGGCGCGATCAGACTGCTCGCAAAATCGGCGGCGTTGCACGGCGCGCCGCATCGTATCCGCGTGAACTCGATACACCCCGGATACATCGAAACGCCGATGGTAGCGCACTACGTTGCATCGACGGGCGACGAGCAGGCGGCGCGCCGGGCGCTTGCCGATCTGCACCCGCTCGGCCACCTCGGCGAGCCCGACGATATCGCATACGGCGTGCTGTATCTGGCGTCCGACGAGTCCAAATTCGTCACGGGGTCAGAACTCGTGATCGATGGCGGCTACACCGCCCGCTAA
- a CDS encoding response regulator — protein sequence MAKILVADDDASNRLLLTTLLRHAGHTVVEAADGESALERVSMERPELALIDLSMPVLSGGELIRRIRADPANSELALALYTATPPNDAVRDFMRIYRVRAAIPKPCEPDTLLRMVEALLSA from the coding sequence ATGGCGAAGATCCTCGTCGCTGACGACGACGCTTCAAACCGGCTACTTCTCACGACGCTCCTGCGCCACGCCGGGCACACGGTCGTCGAGGCCGCCGACGGGGAGAGCGCGCTGGAGCGCGTTTCTATGGAGCGCCCCGAGCTCGCGCTGATCGATCTCTCGATGCCCGTGCTTTCAGGCGGGGAACTGATCCGGCGGATTCGCGCGGATCCCGCGAACTCCGAGCTCGCTCTCGCACTCTACACGGCCACCCCACCGAACGACGCCGTCCGGGATTTCATGCGGATCTACCGCGTGCGGGCCGCAATCCCCAAACCGTGCGAGCCCGATACATTGCTGCGCATGGTGGAGGCTCTGCTCTCCGCCTGA
- a CDS encoding glycosidase, producing MRDERQGVLNPACARLREGALQLYPRMVAPGNISRIGSFRACERADGTLELEQQGFALEPEASYELRSKPGGYGCEDPRVTFIEAIDRYVMAYVAFGPRGPDIALAISEDGLAWQRLGPLRFQGETTSFADKDAAFFPEPVRSPKGVECLAFYHRPTLDVSVRRGQRALTALEHLAPGRREGICVGYVPLADAQRDASSLCIVTESHRLSLPDANWGAIKVGAGAPPVRVREGWLAVIHGVDELEHASGAALLRYCAGVIVHDADQLERIVYRSSEPLFVPEARGEIQGTVGHVVFPTAIDKRADRVFDIFYGMADYEIGRGRLTLQA from the coding sequence GTGCGGGACGAACGGCAGGGCGTCTTGAATCCGGCATGCGCGCGCCTGCGCGAGGGGGCGTTGCAGCTCTATCCACGGATGGTCGCGCCGGGAAACATCTCGCGGATCGGATCGTTTCGCGCATGCGAGCGGGCAGACGGGACGCTCGAGCTGGAACAACAGGGATTCGCGCTCGAGCCCGAGGCGTCGTACGAGCTGCGCAGCAAGCCCGGTGGGTACGGCTGCGAAGACCCGCGCGTAACCTTCATCGAGGCGATCGACCGTTACGTCATGGCGTACGTAGCCTTTGGGCCCCGAGGGCCCGATATCGCGCTTGCGATCTCGGAGGACGGACTCGCGTGGCAGCGCCTCGGCCCCTTGCGATTTCAGGGCGAGACGACGTCGTTTGCCGACAAGGATGCCGCCTTTTTTCCGGAACCGGTCCGCTCTCCGAAAGGCGTCGAGTGTTTGGCGTTCTATCATCGGCCGACGCTTGACGTCTCGGTGCGGCGGGGACAGCGCGCGCTTACCGCGCTCGAGCACCTTGCGCCCGGACGTCGCGAGGGAATCTGCGTCGGATACGTTCCTCTCGCCGATGCGCAGCGCGATGCGAGCAGCCTGTGCATCGTGACGGAGTCGCACCGGCTCTCGCTGCCGGACGCGAACTGGGGAGCGATCAAGGTCGGGGCCGGGGCGCCGCCCGTGCGCGTTAGGGAGGGCTGGCTTGCCGTGATTCACGGCGTCGACGAGCTCGAGCACGCGAGCGGAGCGGCGCTCCTGCGCTACTGCGCCGGCGTCATCGTGCATGACGCCGACCAGCTCGAGCGAATCGTCTATCGATCCTCGGAACCGCTCTTCGTGCCGGAGGCGCGCGGAGAGATTCAAGGAACGGTCGGGCACGTCGTCTTCCCGACGGCAATCGACAAACGAGCCGACCGCGTTTTCGACATCTTTTATGGCATGGCCGACTATGAGATCGGCCGTGGCCGCCTGACGCTACAGGCATAG
- a CDS encoding cupredoxin domain-containing protein — MRFVPLVRMAAAAVALTLTSSVLIAAAHPSIDIVASNWKFTPSTIELHVGQPTRLRLTSAQGVHGLKSDELGIPQTTIMPGTWTTVVVTPQKAGTYILHCTIVCGAGHPNMTLTVHVVP; from the coding sequence ATGAGATTCGTTCCCCTCGTTCGCATGGCGGCCGCTGCGGTCGCCCTTACCTTGACATCATCGGTTCTTATTGCCGCTGCTCACCCGAGCATCGACATCGTTGCGTCCAACTGGAAGTTCACGCCCTCGACAATCGAGCTACACGTCGGGCAACCGACCAGGCTACGACTTACGTCGGCGCAAGGCGTGCACGGACTAAAGTCGGACGAACTCGGAATCCCGCAGACCACGATCATGCCGGGAACTTGGACGACCGTCGTGGTCACGCCGCAAAAGGCCGGGACCTACATCCTCCATTGTACGATCGTCTGCGGAGCCGGTCATCCCAACATGACGCTCACGGTACACGTGGTGCCATGA
- a CDS encoding HPF/RaiA family ribosome-associated protein — protein MEIPVKITYRHLHPSEGLTRLIEREASKLSRFYDRIMTCEVLVEQEQRHIRHGAPFHVRIDIEVPGSELVIDTEPSLRVTPAGDDAAVTRHKSAEIAAMYKDPALAVRDAFRRAKRRLQDHARRVR, from the coding sequence ATGGAGATTCCCGTCAAGATCACCTACCGGCACCTCCACCCATCGGAAGGGCTGACTAGGCTCATCGAACGAGAGGCGAGCAAGCTGAGCCGATTTTACGATCGGATCATGACGTGCGAGGTCCTCGTCGAACAGGAACAACGTCACATTCGACACGGCGCGCCGTTCCACGTTCGCATCGACATCGAGGTTCCCGGCTCGGAGCTCGTGATCGACACGGAGCCGAGTCTACGCGTGACGCCCGCCGGCGACGACGCGGCGGTCACGCGGCACAAGAGCGCCGAGATCGCTGCCATGTACAAGGATCCTGCGCTCGCGGTTCGCGACGCGTTCCGCCGAGCAAAGCGTCGCCTTCAAGACCACGCGCGGCGCGTTCGCTGA